Proteins encoded in a region of the Helicobacter sp. 11S03491-1 genome:
- a CDS encoding efflux transporter outer membrane subunit gives MKYHHFYWAIGIGFLLCGCMPKIPELPKDSEITIKLDGKANEEINKNWWKNFNDENLLFLIQKARNYNSDIQISKTRIQAAMGALKIAKSTLFPSFTLNMSPQYTQNMLTPIFGFTTPIGMIDPTLNIAYNFDIFGKNTNERKSKLYQTQAIIAQSYGAKLSIDATVAKTYINLVALNDHLALLKDILKVRKIELEIAQSKTNVGYISEYDKLQASIQYEAAKAKISPTQLAITKAQNAMEELTGIQASHLRITQSLKMLKEPSLPKKIPSSILRNRPDIAYAEFELAASSATLAKARKNFLPDFNLVANIGGALFSNFLGISGGLATGAIGVSILTPLFEGNKLKGEFAIANAKRDEAAYTYKKIVLNAYKEIKNTQAGIEWLKHQQISLNAEYQAAIQTLDYAKNRYTDGYSSYLEVIGAKHSLLGLEEQIINLKTSYLESLINLYQALGSGFKTEEVKIPSKNNKKK, from the coding sequence ATGAAATATCATCATTTTTACTGGGCAATAGGAATAGGATTTTTACTCTGTGGGTGTATGCCAAAAATTCCTGAATTACCTAAAGATAGTGAAATAACAATCAAACTTGATGGTAAAGCAAATGAAGAAATAAACAAAAATTGGTGGAAAAATTTTAATGATGAAAATTTATTATTTTTAATTCAAAAAGCACGCAATTACAATAGCGATATTCAAATTTCAAAAACACGCATACAAGCTGCTATGGGGGCTTTAAAAATTGCTAAATCCACTTTATTTCCAAGTTTCACACTAAATATGAGTCCTCAATACACTCAAAACATGCTGACACCTATTTTTGGATTTACAACCCCTATTGGAATGATAGACCCCACACTTAATATTGCTTATAATTTTGACATATTTGGCAAAAATACAAATGAGCGCAAAAGCAAACTGTATCAAACTCAAGCCATTATTGCACAAAGCTATGGCGCAAAATTATCCATTGATGCGACTGTGGCAAAAACTTATATTAATTTAGTTGCCCTCAATGATCATCTGGCACTACTTAAAGATATTCTCAAAGTCCGCAAAATAGAATTAGAAATTGCTCAAAGCAAAACAAATGTAGGCTATATTAGCGAATATGACAAGCTCCAAGCAAGCATTCAATATGAAGCTGCAAAAGCCAAAATATCCCCAACCCAACTTGCCATCACAAAAGCACAAAATGCCATGGAAGAGCTTACAGGTATTCAAGCAAGCCATTTGAGAATAACCCAAAGCCTTAAAATGCTAAAAGAACCTTCTCTTCCTAAAAAAATACCTTCTTCAATTCTAAGAAACAGACCCGATATTGCTTATGCTGAATTTGAATTGGCTGCGAGTAGCGCTACCCTTGCAAAAGCTAGAAAAAACTTTTTGCCTGATTTTAATCTGGTTGCTAATATTGGGGGGGCTCTTTTTTCTAATTTTCTCGGTATTTCCGGAGGACTTGCAACAGGCGCAATAGGTGTCAGTATCCTAACCCCTTTATTTGAAGGGAATAAACTTAAAGGAGAATTTGCTATAGCAAATGCCAAAAGAGATGAGGCTGCCTATACTTACAAAAAAATCGTCTTAAATGCTTATAAAGAAATCAAAAATACACAAGCCGGCATAGAATGGTTAAAACACCAACAAATTTCCCTAAATGCAGAATACCAAGCAGCAATTCAAACTCTTGATTATGCAAAAAATCGATATACCGACGGATATTCTTCTTATCTTGAAGTTATAGGGGCAAAACACTCTTTGTTAGGACTTGAAGAACAAATTATTAATCTCAAAACATCTTATCTTGAATCTCTTATCAATCTTTATCAGGCGCTTGGAAGTGGGTTTAAGACAGAAGAAGTTAAAATACCAAGTAAAAATAACAAAAAGAAATGA
- a CDS encoding DUF2443 family protein, with protein MFEKIDEIFRNIESIRDEIQILLNMAKITLVDYIMIKRGSQDMPQDLNMSLFYQINDQIDALKKQIDALNKLKRELLVF; from the coding sequence ATGTTTGAAAAAATAGATGAAATTTTTAGAAATATTGAATCTATTCGAGATGAGATTCAAATTTTATTGAATATGGCAAAAATTACTCTAGTTGATTATATTATGATTAAAAGAGGCTCTCAAGATATGCCCCAAGATCTTAATATGTCTTTGTTTTATCAAATTAATGACCAAATTGATGCACTCAAAAAACAAATTGATGCACTTAATAAATTAAAAAGGGAATTATTGGTATTTTAA
- a CDS encoding ribonuclease J, giving the protein MENNDNNTNQTSSPSNGEGQKRRFFKPRFKKPQQESNETPTQNQYQKPRKWVGKNKNVSTNPSQNATQDSKDGVRDIQSVNEKGNLGFHKDLKKGVEANTRIQKNSLNPHYKLNLNTKAKVRITPLGGLGEIGGNMMIMETEESAIIIDVGMSFPEENMHGVDILVPDFSYLHVIKDKIAGVVITHAHEDHIGAVPYLYKQMQFPLYGTPLALGMIGNKFDEHGLKKFRSFFKIVEKRHPIKIGDFEIEWIHITHSIIDASALAIRTEAGIIIHTGDFKIDHTPIDNLPTDLHRLAHYGEEGVMLLLSDSTNSHKLGVTASEASVGPTFDTLFKTAEGRVIMSTFSSNIHRVYQAITYGIKYNRKVAVIGRSMEKNLDIARELGYIDLPHNIFIEAHEVMKYPDEEILIVTTGSQGETMSALYRMATDEHRHIKIKPTDMIIISAKAIPGNEGSVSKVLNFLMKAGAKVAYQDFSEIHVSGHAAQEEQKLMLRLIKPKFFLPVHGEYNHVAKHRDTAIKCGVLEKNIYLMEDGDQIEVNPSYIRKVRTIKSGKTYIDNQINRQIDNNVVLDRQALADCGIAMLMIFVSAGEQKILKNTKITTLGIVSPKEEKELSKEIENALEMYIKTVKKEVLENQRTLENEIRNIARKILFKRLKKYPAIVTNVFLS; this is encoded by the coding sequence ATGGAAAATAATGATAACAATACTAATCAGACTTCAAGCCCCTCAAATGGAGAAGGACAAAAAAGAAGATTTTTTAAGCCAAGATTTAAAAAACCTCAACAAGAAAGCAATGAAACACCAACGCAAAATCAATATCAAAAACCTAGAAAATGGGTAGGAAAAAATAAAAATGTCAGCACCAATCCTTCACAAAATGCAACTCAAGATTCTAAAGATGGTGTTCGTGATATTCAAAGTGTGAATGAAAAGGGAAATTTGGGATTTCATAAAGATCTCAAGAAAGGAGTAGAAGCCAATACTCGTATTCAAAAAAATAGTCTCAATCCTCATTATAAACTCAATCTTAACACTAAAGCCAAGGTTCGTATTACGCCTTTGGGGGGGTTGGGTGAAATAGGTGGGAATATGATGATTATGGAAACAGAAGAATCCGCGATTATCATAGATGTCGGAATGAGTTTTCCTGAAGAAAATATGCATGGTGTAGATATTTTAGTCCCGGATTTTAGCTATTTGCATGTTATCAAGGACAAGATTGCAGGGGTTGTCATCACACATGCACACGAAGACCATATTGGGGCGGTGCCTTATTTGTATAAACAAATGCAATTTCCTTTATATGGTACTCCTTTAGCATTAGGAATGATAGGAAATAAATTTGATGAACATGGATTAAAAAAGTTTCGTTCATTTTTTAAAATAGTAGAAAAGCGTCACCCTATCAAAATAGGAGATTTTGAAATAGAATGGATACATATTACCCATTCTATCATCGATGCCTCTGCATTGGCAATCAGGACAGAAGCAGGTATTATTATCCATACCGGAGATTTTAAAATCGATCATACCCCTATTGATAATTTACCTACTGATTTGCATCGTTTAGCTCATTATGGTGAAGAGGGAGTTATGTTGCTTTTAAGTGATTCTACAAACTCCCATAAATTAGGAGTTACTGCAAGTGAAGCAAGCGTGGGTCCTACTTTTGATACGCTATTTAAAACCGCAGAGGGAAGAGTGATTATGAGTACATTTTCTTCTAATATTCATCGTGTGTATCAGGCTATTACCTATGGGATTAAATATAATAGAAAAGTAGCTGTCATTGGACGATCGATGGAAAAAAATCTTGATATTGCAAGGGAATTGGGCTATATTGATTTACCTCATAATATTTTTATTGAAGCACATGAGGTCATGAAATATCCTGATGAGGAAATTTTGATTGTAACTACAGGTAGTCAAGGAGAAACAATGAGTGCACTGTATCGAATGGCGACAGATGAACACAGGCATATTAAAATCAAACCTACAGATATGATTATTATTTCTGCTAAGGCTATTCCCGGTAATGAAGGATCGGTTTCTAAGGTGCTTAATTTTTTAATGAAAGCAGGCGCAAAAGTTGCCTACCAGGATTTTAGTGAGATTCATGTGAGTGGGCATGCAGCTCAAGAAGAGCAAAAACTTATGCTGCGTTTGATCAAGCCAAAATTTTTCCTCCCTGTTCATGGAGAATATAATCATGTTGCTAAACATAGAGATACTGCCATTAAGTGTGGGGTATTGGAAAAAAATATTTATTTGATGGAGGATGGCGATCAAATTGAAGTTAATCCAAGCTATATCCGCAAAGTACGCACTATAAAAAGCGGTAAAACCTATATTGACAATCAAATCAATAGACAGATTGATAATAATGTGGTTTTAGATAGACAGGCTTTGGCAGATTGCGGGATTGCTATGTTGATGATATTTGTTTCTGCCGGAGAACAAAAGATTCTTAAAAATACTAAAATAACTACACTGGGAATTGTAAGCCCTAAGGAAGAAAAAGAACTTTCAAAAGAAATCGAAAATGCCTTAGAAATGTATATAAAAACAGTCAAAAAAGAAGTTTTAGAGAATCAAAGAACTTTAGAGAATGAAATAAGGAATATTGCACGAAAAATTTTATTTAAAAGATTAAAAAAATATCCTGCTATTGTAACAAACGTATTTTTATCTTAG
- the hisF gene encoding imidazole glycerol phosphate synthase subunit HisF yields MSNFAKRIIPCLDIDNGKVVKGVNFVGLKDMGSPSEMAKKYNDGGADELVLLDISATHQNRNTMIDVVTSVAKVTFIPLTVGGGIKNLQDISQLLCAGADKISLNSAAVKNPNLITDGAKKFGTQCIVVAIDIKKHPQKPNKWEVYVQGGRENTHKDMCEWVKEVYDRGAGEILLTSMDTDGTQSGYDTNALQTINLLTDIPIIASGGAGQKKHILEIFKLEIADAALAASIFHFESISIGDLKNYLHRHHIPIRL; encoded by the coding sequence ATGAGTAACTTCGCAAAACGTATCATTCCTTGCTTAGACATTGATAATGGCAAAGTTGTAAAAGGTGTTAATTTTGTTGGACTCAAAGATATGGGGAGTCCATCTGAAATGGCAAAAAAGTATAACGATGGGGGAGCTGATGAACTTGTCTTGCTGGATATCAGCGCAACGCACCAAAATCGGAACACAATGATAGATGTTGTAACTTCTGTAGCCAAAGTAACTTTTATCCCACTAACAGTAGGGGGAGGGATAAAAAATCTTCAAGATATTTCTCAACTTCTGTGTGCAGGGGCTGATAAAATTAGCCTCAATAGTGCTGCGGTTAAAAATCCTAATTTAATTACTGATGGAGCAAAAAAATTTGGCACACAATGCATTGTGGTTGCTATTGATATCAAAAAGCATCCTCAAAAACCCAATAAATGGGAAGTATATGTGCAAGGAGGAAGAGAAAATACACATAAAGATATGTGTGAATGGGTAAAAGAAGTTTATGATAGAGGGGCAGGAGAGATTCTTTTGACAAGCATGGATACAGACGGAACTCAATCCGGCTATGATACAAATGCCCTTCAAACAATTAACTTGCTTACGGATATCCCTATTATCGCTAGCGGTGGTGCAGGTCAAAAGAAACATATTTTAGAAATTTTTAAACTTGAAATTGCAGATGCTGCACTTGCGGCAAGTATTTTTCACTTTGAGAGCATCTCAATTGGCGATCTTAAAAATTATCTCCACAGACATCACATTCCAATAAGACTCTAG
- a CDS encoding KpsF/GutQ family sugar-phosphate isomerase: MDFANIAKEVLEIEARELNQAAIKSKDILWHEIIDLIMGAKGKLIVCGVGKSGLIGAKIAATFASTGTPSFFLHPTEAMHGDLGMVGKEDVILAISYSGESQELIAIMSHLKRLSRGIITMSKNAKSSVSKMGDYFIPIPISQEACPLNAAPTSSTTLTLALGDALAVCLMKKRGFKEGDFASFHPGGSLGKRLFVKVKDLMQTENLPIISPDITLKEAIIKMSEARLGNAILAENDKLVGVLSDGDLRRAMMKKDFSLEYPVKNYASMNPKYCENSDWLAVETLKYIEKNKIQFLVITDTNKTIQGAIHLHALISAGIR, translated from the coding sequence ATGGATTTTGCTAATATTGCCAAAGAAGTGCTTGAAATCGAAGCAAGAGAGTTGAATCAAGCTGCTATAAAATCTAAAGATATTTTATGGCATGAAATAATTGATTTGATTATGGGAGCAAAAGGAAAATTGATTGTTTGTGGAGTAGGTAAAAGTGGGTTAATAGGCGCTAAGATCGCAGCTACATTTGCAAGTACAGGCACACCAAGTTTTTTTTTGCATCCAACAGAGGCTATGCATGGTGATTTGGGTATGGTGGGCAAGGAAGATGTTATTCTTGCTATTAGCTATAGTGGAGAAAGCCAAGAATTGATTGCTATTATGTCTCACCTAAAGAGACTCAGCAGAGGGATTATTACGATGAGTAAAAATGCCAAAAGTTCTGTTTCAAAAATGGGCGATTATTTTATTCCTATTCCTATTTCTCAAGAGGCATGTCCTTTAAATGCTGCTCCTACAAGCTCGACTACTTTAACGCTTGCATTAGGAGATGCTTTGGCAGTTTGTTTGATGAAAAAAAGAGGTTTCAAAGAAGGGGATTTTGCTTCATTTCATCCTGGAGGAAGTTTGGGTAAAAGGCTTTTTGTAAAGGTTAAAGATTTGATGCAAACAGAAAATCTTCCTATTATAAGCCCCGATATAACACTTAAAGAAGCTATTATTAAAATGAGTGAAGCAAGATTGGGAAATGCTATTCTTGCTGAAAATGATAAGCTTGTGGGCGTGCTTAGTGATGGGGATTTGCGAAGAGCGATGATGAAAAAAGACTTTAGTCTGGAGTATCCGGTAAAAAATTATGCTTCAATGAATCCAAAATATTGTGAAAATTCTGACTGGTTGGCTGTAGAAACACTCAAATATATTGAAAAAAATAAAATACAATTTCTTGTAATTACTGATACCAACAAAACCATACAAGGTGCTATCCATTTGCATGCCCTTATTAGTGCGGGGATTCGGTAG
- the rlmN gene encoding 23S rRNA (adenine(2503)-C(2))-methyltransferase RlmN has protein sequence MKKNIYDYTLDELKESIKPHFRAKQIYHWLYIRYENDFFKMENLPKEMRENLSKEYQIKNLETIRIQTSKDGSKKYLFRTNDGLSFESVFIKMRDKKRNTAGKIIESEKWTFCLSSQIGCKVGCVFCYTAKGGFVRNLSSGEIVEQVVWLKKDNRIPPEKRVNIVYMGMGEPLDNIQNVTHAIKILSELDGLSISARRQTLSTSGIAPKIIKLGAMNLGVQLAISLHAVDDNLRSKLIPMNKAYNIQSVIHAVKTFPVDERKKIMFEYLVIKDINDDIESAKKLLKLLDGIKAKVNLILFNPHEGSEFQRPDLKRVKTFADYLINKGLLCTIRESKGIDISAACGQLREKELEDSLKLKCFT, from the coding sequence ATGAAAAAAAATATTTATGATTACACTTTAGATGAGCTTAAAGAATCCATAAAACCACATTTTCGCGCTAAGCAAATCTATCATTGGCTTTATATCCGTTATGAAAATGATTTTTTCAAAATGGAAAATCTTCCTAAAGAAATGCGTGAAAATCTCAGCAAAGAATATCAAATCAAAAATCTAGAAACCATTCGTATCCAAACAAGCAAAGATGGGAGTAAAAAATATCTTTTCAGAACAAATGACGGACTCAGTTTTGAAAGTGTCTTTATCAAAATGAGAGATAAAAAAAGAAATACTGCAGGCAAAATTATAGAAAGTGAAAAATGGACATTTTGCCTCTCAAGTCAAATAGGCTGCAAGGTTGGTTGTGTTTTTTGCTATACTGCAAAAGGAGGATTTGTAAGGAATTTAAGCAGTGGTGAAATTGTAGAACAAGTGGTTTGGCTCAAAAAAGACAACCGGATACCTCCGGAAAAAAGGGTTAATATTGTTTATATGGGAATGGGCGAACCACTAGACAATATACAAAATGTAACTCATGCTATCAAAATCTTAAGCGAACTCGATGGATTGTCTATATCCGCAAGAAGACAAACATTATCAACCAGTGGCATTGCTCCAAAAATTATAAAATTAGGGGCAATGAATCTGGGGGTACAATTGGCAATCTCTCTTCATGCCGTAGATGACAATCTTCGCAGTAAACTTATCCCGATGAATAAAGCCTACAATATTCAAAGTGTCATCCATGCAGTGAAGACATTTCCTGTAGATGAACGTAAAAAAATTATGTTTGAATATCTTGTTATCAAAGATATTAATGATGATATTGAAAGCGCAAAAAAACTTCTTAAATTACTTGATGGAATTAAGGCAAAAGTCAATCTGATTTTATTCAATCCCCATGAAGGCTCAGAATTTCAAAGACCTGATCTTAAGCGCGTAAAAACTTTTGCTGATTACCTGATCAACAAAGGACTTCTATGCACTATCAGAGAATCAAAAGGGATTGATATTAGTGCTGCTTGCGGGCAATTAAGAGAAAAAGAGCTTGAAGATTCACTAAAATTAAAATGTTTCACATGA
- a CDS encoding HlyD family secretion protein produces MPFLKSWTPKKPSLIVSISTGIIAIFGVLAILYAWELPPFFRNVVSTNDAYVESKTTLISPRVSGYVTQIYVKDYSVVKQGDPILQIDKRIFVQKVNEAQANLQIAQAALASYDQNYQLRQANVDEQKAIIATNEATLENAASQNSRVAKLVKKGSVSAREYEDTQTDLKKAKYALIQSQAQYHKALEELKAYQVNKSALEAEVKRADALLELAKIDLDYSLIKAPIDGKLGEIGTRLGQFLSQGTPIVFLVPKLRWIQANLKETKMKNVRIGQKATFSVDALGGSILQGTIEKISPATGSEFSAIKVNNATGNFIKVVQRIPVRIKINDDNPHAQDLKPGMSVVVTIHTKKD; encoded by the coding sequence ATGCCATTTCTAAAATCTTGGACACCTAAAAAACCAAGTTTAATAGTAAGTATTTCTACAGGTATCATTGCTATTTTTGGAGTCTTAGCTATTTTATATGCATGGGAATTACCTCCCTTTTTTAGAAATGTTGTAAGCACCAATGATGCTTATGTCGAGTCTAAAACAACACTTATTTCACCCAGAGTAAGTGGCTATGTTACACAAATATATGTCAAGGATTATAGTGTTGTCAAACAAGGTGATCCTATTTTGCAAATCGATAAAAGGATCTTTGTCCAAAAAGTCAATGAAGCCCAAGCAAATTTACAAATTGCCCAAGCTGCACTTGCAAGCTACGATCAAAATTACCAATTGCGTCAAGCCAATGTTGATGAACAAAAAGCAATCATTGCTACCAATGAAGCAACTCTTGAGAATGCAGCAAGCCAAAATTCACGTGTAGCAAAACTTGTCAAAAAAGGCTCTGTCAGTGCAAGAGAATATGAAGACACCCAAACAGATCTAAAGAAAGCAAAATATGCACTTATACAATCCCAAGCGCAATATCACAAAGCATTAGAAGAATTAAAGGCATATCAGGTCAATAAATCTGCCCTTGAAGCAGAAGTCAAGCGTGCGGATGCGCTTTTGGAACTTGCTAAAATTGATTTAGATTATTCGCTTATCAAAGCTCCTATTGATGGAAAACTTGGTGAAATAGGGACAAGACTTGGACAATTTCTTTCCCAAGGAACGCCTATTGTTTTTTTGGTCCCCAAACTGAGATGGATACAAGCCAACCTCAAAGAAACCAAAATGAAAAATGTCCGTATAGGTCAAAAAGCTACTTTTAGTGTTGATGCACTAGGGGGGAGCATTCTTCAAGGAACGATAGAAAAAATATCGCCCGCTACAGGAAGTGAATTTAGCGCCATAAAAGTCAATAACGCTACAGGAAACTTCATCAAAGTTGTCCAAAGAATCCCTGTGCGTATCAAAATAAATGACGATAATCCCCATGCACAGGATTTAAAACCCGGAATGAGTGTCGTGGTTACTATCCACACAAAAAAGGATTAA
- a CDS encoding purine-nucleoside phosphorylase, producing MFICAGNIENFSFAKPIGIGLIESAINLSKICSYECVNHLIFVGTAGAYTYKIKPFEIYRSTKATQIEMSYVQQNSYSAIDNQIEIATQKVSRETNIAVNSSNYIHTDMEFSNKMVQAGIFLENMEFFSILKTAQMFDIECYGIFCVTNYCDANAHEDFLKNHQKAKIKLEKFIRENYTL from the coding sequence ATGTTTATTTGTGCAGGAAACATTGAAAATTTTAGCTTTGCCAAACCTATTGGCATTGGTTTGATTGAAAGCGCTATCAATTTAAGTAAAATTTGTTCTTATGAATGTGTAAATCATCTTATTTTTGTAGGCACAGCAGGTGCATACACTTACAAAATTAAGCCTTTTGAAATTTATCGAAGCACAAAAGCTACACAAATTGAAATGAGTTATGTCCAACAAAACTCTTATAGCGCTATTGATAATCAAATTGAAATAGCCACTCAAAAAGTTTCACGTGAAACAAATATTGCCGTCAATTCAAGTAATTACATCCATACCGATATGGAATTTTCAAATAAAATGGTTCAAGCAGGGATTTTTCTTGAAAATATGGAATTCTTTTCTATTTTGAAAACAGCACAAATGTTTGATATAGAATGTTATGGTATTTTTTGTGTTACAAATTATTGCGATGCAAATGCACATGAAGATTTTCTAAAAAATCATCAAAAAGCCAAAATAAAACTTGAAAAATTTATTAGAGAAAACTACACACTATGA
- a CDS encoding MFS transporter: MPRTQNLNNILKPNEMPFFWGAVGRPELPSKIRLIYAIGWFVALMAGGLQNNLTIANINEIQGFLGITPTQGAIITSCYYMGYAWTSVVLFKMRQHFGMKIFFGIVMAILLTAHGLQMFHDTFYVAATSRLLNGLVGSGLSTLCAYFALQMLPTSKKYLAMCVSVGLMQVGSPAARWLEPYLMLNENAHMTVFIDVGTTLFVLGAYLAIELPPSQIGKSFSKKDIPSIALYASGTAIFCLIFSIGNIVWWNQAWIAYGLCIGLICLISFFIIEINRKKPLINFSFVGSFQVIKLALAGAFARMCLAEQTTGATGLFRDVLGYTDYQLVHYYGIITLGALFGGIFCIAIMSYKRISLLLVLSFAMLITGSFASTNLSLFIMPSHLYLSQFVIAAASVIFIGPLFAEGMAIAMPRGTGYVLTFIGIFSFSQSVFGLLGSALIGYFIKFRTLEHLQNLINRSPDTMAIVQNSTNLSARLIKEAGVLAYGDLFFTVGWVGFGIFILLALHWLYYVFLRATPIDRELKIIGRRNVVANLKTKTLLEQMQKEGLHIDKEQ, encoded by the coding sequence ATGCCTCGAACACAAAATTTAAACAATATACTCAAACCCAATGAAATGCCTTTTTTTTGGGGAGCTGTAGGTCGCCCTGAATTGCCCTCTAAAATACGACTTATTTATGCTATAGGTTGGTTTGTTGCTCTCATGGCCGGGGGATTGCAAAATAATCTTACTATTGCTAATATTAATGAGATCCAAGGCTTTTTAGGAATCACTCCTACACAAGGAGCTATTATTACTTCTTGTTATTATATGGGGTATGCTTGGACAAGTGTAGTGCTTTTTAAAATGCGCCAGCATTTTGGCATGAAAATATTTTTTGGTATTGTAATGGCGATTTTACTAACAGCACATGGGTTACAAATGTTTCATGATACATTTTATGTTGCTGCTACCAGCCGTCTTTTAAATGGACTTGTAGGGAGTGGGCTTTCTACACTTTGTGCTTATTTTGCTCTACAGATGCTCCCTACTTCCAAAAAATATCTGGCTATGTGCGTAAGTGTTGGCTTAATGCAAGTAGGTTCTCCGGCTGCAAGATGGCTTGAACCCTATTTGATGCTTAATGAGAATGCGCATATGACTGTATTTATTGATGTTGGAACGACTCTTTTTGTATTGGGCGCTTACTTGGCAATAGAATTGCCTCCTTCTCAAATAGGCAAGTCTTTTTCAAAAAAAGATATTCCCTCTATTGCTCTTTATGCAAGTGGGACAGCAATTTTTTGTTTGATTTTTAGTATTGGAAATATTGTTTGGTGGAACCAGGCATGGATAGCCTATGGTTTATGTATAGGGCTTATTTGCCTAATATCTTTTTTTATCATAGAAATCAATCGAAAAAAACCACTCATTAATTTCTCTTTTGTAGGTTCATTTCAAGTGATTAAACTTGCGCTTGCAGGTGCTTTTGCTCGTATGTGTTTAGCCGAGCAAACAACAGGGGCAACAGGATTGTTTCGGGATGTCTTGGGCTATACAGATTATCAATTGGTGCATTATTATGGAATCATTACCCTTGGAGCATTATTTGGAGGGATATTTTGTATAGCTATTATGAGTTATAAACGTATTTCTTTGCTTTTGGTTCTTTCTTTTGCCATGCTCATAACAGGTTCTTTTGCTTCTACAAATCTTTCTCTTTTTATCATGCCCAGTCATTTGTACCTTTCACAATTTGTCATCGCTGCTGCAAGTGTTATCTTTATAGGTCCTTTGTTTGCAGAAGGAATGGCTATTGCCATGCCTAGGGGAACAGGATATGTATTGACTTTTATTGGAATATTTAGTTTTTCACAAAGTGTCTTTGGCTTATTGGGCTCTGCATTGATTGGTTATTTTATAAAATTCCGTACTCTTGAACATCTTCAAAACCTCATCAACCGATCGCCGGACACAATGGCAATAGTACAAAATTCCACAAATCTTTCAGCCCGGCTTATAAAAGAAGCCGGGGTACTTGCTTATGGCGATTTGTTTTTTACAGTTGGATGGGTAGGATTTGGAATTTTTATTTTGCTTGCGCTCCATTGGCTATATTATGTATTTTTAAGAGCTACCCCTATTGATCGTGAACTCAAAATTATTGGACGCAGAAATGTAGTTGCCAATCTCAAAACAAAAACTCTTTTAGAACAAATGCAAAAAGAAGGTCTTCATATTGATAAAGAACAATAA
- the rsmA gene encoding rRNA adenine dimethyltransferase family protein, which yields MIRHKAKKKFGQNFLKDSVYIHKIVQSIPKVFCGEKLIEIGVGLGDLTDELLKFYQLKAYEVDKDLCSFLVQKYSSLIDSGRLMLVPQDVLELSNTHGWLDNQDYVLISNLPYYIASNILLRVLRDSKCRGFVVMTQKEVAQKFCAQSGDSNFCALSVITQTLGAAQILFDVPQEAFNPIPKVISSVFRMRKNRDLLENNFEEMLKIAFCSPRKKLINNLSSRYNKQILEDLFEKLCIKMNVRAHEISTPTYHQIFNNLKVENYGK from the coding sequence ATTATCCGACACAAAGCCAAAAAGAAATTCGGACAGAATTTTTTAAAGGATTCTGTGTATATACATAAAATTGTCCAATCCATTCCCAAAGTATTTTGTGGTGAGAAACTTATAGAAATTGGGGTTGGCTTGGGTGATTTAACAGACGAGTTGCTTAAATTTTATCAATTAAAAGCTTATGAAGTTGATAAGGATTTGTGTTCTTTTCTTGTGCAAAAATACAGCAGTTTGATAGATTCGGGGAGATTGATGCTTGTTCCCCAAGATGTGCTAGAGTTGTCTAATACCCATGGGTGGTTGGATAATCAAGATTATGTTTTGATTTCTAATTTGCCTTATTATATTGCTTCTAATATATTGTTGCGAGTGTTGCGAGATTCTAAATGTAGGGGTTTTGTAGTGATGACTCAAAAAGAAGTTGCTCAAAAATTTTGTGCTCAAAGTGGGGATAGCAATTTTTGTGCTTTGAGTGTGATAACCCAAACTCTTGGAGCAGCCCAAATATTGTTTGATGTCCCACAAGAAGCATTTAATCCCATCCCTAAAGTAATCTCATCGGTATTTAGAATGAGAAAAAACCGGGATTTGCTGGAAAATAATTTTGAAGAAATGCTCAAAATTGCTTTTTGTTCTCCTAGAAAGAAGTTGATAAACAACCTTTCAAGCAGATACAATAAGCAAATTTTAGAGGATTTATTTGAAAAACTTTGCATTAAAATGAATGTAAGAGCACATGAAATATCAACGCCAACTTATCACCAAATATTCAATAATTTAAAGGTAGAAAACTATGGAAAATAA